TAGACTCTTCCAAATATTTGGGCTATGCGGGAGAACTTCAAATATCACTAAAAGATACCCCAAATAATGGTCTTACAAACGTAGTTGGGAAAATAGTCAATGACGAATTATATCTGCTTGAAAAAATAGAACCTTGGGAAAAATTCAAAATAATAGAAAATAAATAAATAAACTTTTTAATAGTGTATTTATTGTAAAAATTTTTCAATTGCTTTAAATACATAATAATAGACATTAATGTAAGACTCTCTTAAATCGAAATTTTTAGACGTGTCAAGAAAATATATAAATTCATTAGTAGCAGAATTAAGATCGTCAATATAGTTTTTAAGTTCAAAGTCACGATTAATAGCTTTTATATCATCCAAATTAAAAATAATAGTGGCAACATTTTGAATATTGCTATTAATATTTTTTTCAACATTTTTTTTATTAAAACTATTAATAACGTTAAATTCGGGTTCATTTGAATTTAAATTAGAAATTGTCAATTTAAATTTATTATCAAAAATAATGCCAAAATTATATGTTAATAAACTTGCTTTTTTAGAATTTAAAGCCAATTTCATTACAATATTATTATTAAATTTATCTAAAATAAAAAAATAAGAATAATAATTAATATCTTTAATGGAATTAAAGTATTCCTTAGTATGAATACCGGTTTTAAATTTACCATTTCCCAACGATTCATATAAACTAATCTCAATTTTTATTGCTTCATCTAAAGATTTAATAAAAATTGAAGAAGCACTAATATTACATGAAAATAAAAAAAGAATAAAGGTAAAAAGAAAATTAAACTTTTTTTTCATTTAAGATTTCTCATGAAATATAATAATATTAATGAAAAACTTTCATAAAAAGTATAACAAATTATTCAATAATTAAAATCAAAAAGAATATAATTATTGCACTAGAATTACATTTATATAAAATCACTTAAGGAATAAAAAATGAAATACCTAAAATACATTTCCTTATTTTTATTAATTTTAGGTTGTAAATCCATTTCAAATGGTAATTTCAATCTACATGATACAAATCATAAATTAGGAAAACTTAAATTTCAAGAAGACTCAATAATAAGCAGAAATTATGGAAATAAAATATCTATCGTGGGGATATATAACCCTTTAACAGAAAAAGAAAATTTTAAAGTTAATATTTACATTCAAAAAAAAGGATTACAAATAAATCCTGAAAGCATTTTGATAAATGAAGAAAAAATTAACTATCTAAAATATAAAGCAGAGCTTAAAGTAAAATCCAGCTTTAATAAAAGCATTATTAACATTTCACTAACTAATTCAAGAGATCTGCTAACTCACATTTACGATAAAAGCATAGGAAAATATATTAACATTGACTTTCAGGACAATTGGAATGTATCGCATAGCATAAAATTTAATAAGGAGCATATTTTAGAATATTTAACAGATTTTGATAAAGAAACTAAAATATCTAAAAATATATTGCAAAAACGTATTGATAATCGAAAAATTGAAATTGAAAAAACAGAGCTTAAAACAGAATATAATGAAGTAGAGAATTATTACATCTATAGTATGAAAATTCCTAAATTATTTGAAAAATCGAACACATCTTTGGAAACTTACGAAACATTTGTAATAGCAAATTATTACCCCTGTGAAAATTTAAATATCCTGTTTTTAAATTTAAGCTTATACTCTGATCAACTGCGCTTTCTAAACTCTATTTATGATGAAAATGATAGAAAATTAAAGATTGAACCTCCTGTAAGAACTTTAAAAGATTCAAAAACAATAAAAGAAACATTAAATATAGTATTAAGTCCACAAAAAATAATCGAGCTGGCAAAAAATATTGAAAAAGATATTACTTTAAAATTAAAATCTTACGGAGAAAAGGGAGAATTTACATTTGAAATATATAAACCACTTCTTTTAAAATTTTTAAAAGAAGTGGATCATTGTATAAAAAATTTACAATCAAATAGGTAAGCTTTAATAAGCTAAAATGTATAACTACTTGATTGTAAATTTACTAATAAAACTTTACTTTTTTTAATATGTATATTATCATTAATTGCAATGCTTAATGCAATAAAAGATCAAACGATAGGAGTTTAAAGTGTATCAATTAATAAATAATAAGATGTCTTTTAATAAAGTAGTAGACCGTAGATTGAAAATATTTTGGGTCATCCAAAAACTAGGTGCTAATTATTTTATATCTAAAAAAAAGTATTCTCTAAGTAATGTTGTTGCCATGACAAATTCTATATTGGAAAAAAAGGG
The sequence above is a segment of the Borreliella spielmanii genome. Coding sequences within it:
- a CDS encoding phospho-sugar glycosidase domain-containing protein; the protein is DSSKYLGYAGELQISLKDTPNNGLTNVVGKIVNDELYLLEKIEPWEKFKIIENK